In one Oscillospiraceae bacterium genomic region, the following are encoded:
- a CDS encoding molybdopterin molybdenumtransferase MoeA: MLSVKTPEEALGIIRAAFRPCMGTESVPLQRALGRILAEDVVAGEYVPDFDRSTVDGYAVRAADTFGCSEAIPALLPVAGEILMGQGADGPLPPGACAAVPTGGALPAGADAVVMVEHTEDFGDGTVGVLRPAAPGENLIYRGDDVRPGGLLLPAGHRLEVQDVGALAALGLAEVPVRRRPVVGLISTGDELVPAQARPGPGQIRDVNAPMLAALAESCGAEPRCYGIVRDEEALLASAAARAAGACDVLVLSGGSSVGERDAACRVVERLGEVLFHGVAMKPGKPTLLGSIGGKPVLGLPGHPAAAFFAGRLFLRPLLARLCGRGLRRYALSAVLTEAVGANHGREQYTGVFLEARDGTTYARPIRSKSGLITSLAGSDGYFRIPRDCEGIAAGERVAVTLYSVD; the protein is encoded by the coding sequence ATGCTGAGCGTCAAGACGCCGGAGGAGGCGCTGGGGATTATCCGGGCGGCGTTCCGCCCCTGCATGGGAACGGAGTCCGTCCCGCTCCAACGCGCCCTGGGGCGGATCCTGGCGGAGGACGTGGTGGCGGGGGAGTACGTGCCGGACTTCGACCGCTCCACGGTGGACGGCTACGCCGTGCGCGCGGCGGACACCTTCGGCTGCTCCGAGGCCATCCCCGCCCTCCTGCCCGTGGCCGGGGAGATCCTGATGGGGCAGGGGGCGGACGGCCCCCTGCCCCCCGGGGCCTGCGCCGCCGTGCCCACCGGCGGGGCCCTCCCGGCCGGGGCGGACGCGGTGGTGATGGTGGAGCACACGGAGGACTTCGGGGACGGCACGGTGGGCGTGCTGAGGCCGGCCGCGCCGGGGGAGAACCTGATCTACCGGGGGGACGACGTGCGCCCCGGCGGATTGCTGCTCCCGGCCGGGCACAGGCTGGAGGTCCAGGACGTGGGCGCGCTGGCGGCCCTGGGCCTGGCGGAGGTGCCTGTCCGCCGCAGGCCGGTGGTGGGGCTCATCTCCACCGGGGACGAGCTGGTGCCCGCCCAGGCCAGGCCCGGGCCGGGCCAAATCCGGGACGTGAACGCCCCCATGCTGGCCGCGCTGGCCGAATCGTGCGGGGCCGAGCCCCGGTGTTACGGCATCGTCCGGGACGAGGAGGCCCTGCTGGCCTCCGCCGCCGCCCGGGCGGCGGGGGCGTGCGACGTGCTGGTCCTGTCCGGGGGCAGCTCGGTGGGGGAGCGGGACGCGGCCTGCCGGGTGGTGGAGCGCCTGGGGGAGGTGCTGTTCCACGGGGTGGCCATGAAGCCGGGCAAGCCCACGCTGCTGGGAAGCATCGGGGGAAAGCCGGTGCTGGGCCTGCCGGGGCACCCGGCGGCCGCCTTTTTCGCGGGCCGCCTCTTCCTCCGCCCGCTGCTGGCCCGGCTGTGCGGGCGCGGGCTGCGGCGGTACGCCCTGAGCGCCGTGCTCACCGAGGCGGTGGGGGCCAACCACGGCCGGGAGCAGTACACCGGGGTGTTCCTGGAGGCGCGGGACGGGACGACATACGCCCGGCCCATCCGCAGCAAATCGGGGCTCATTACCAGCCTTGCCGGTTCCGACGGGTACTTCCGCATCCCCAGGGACTGCGAGGGGATCGCCGCCGGGGAGCGGGTGGCGGTCACCCTCTACAGCGTGGATTAG
- the moeA gene encoding LysR family transcriptional regulator, with protein sequence MAFQYLTNLPLEQARRAYLEALEGAGFAPEGERVAAAQACGRVTFAPVYAHICAPHYHACAMDGIALDARLSFGAGETTPVTLPPGAFVPVDTGDPLPEGCDAVVMIEDVVPDGAGVRLYAPAAPWQHVRQVGEDVCAGEMILPSHTEITPAAIGAMIAGGVEFVEVVRRAVVGILPTGDEIVPPTPDPAPGAILEFNSAIFSAMLRQWGAEPRVCPIVPDDPAALRAALEGALEECDVVLVNAGSSAGREDYSAQVIGAVGRVVCHGVAMKPGKPAILGLRGAKPILGVPGYPVSGILVLEELLKPLLERWNCSPFPRGARADAVLARRVVSGLKYEEFVRVRLGRVGERMIASPLSRGSGVVSSFVKADGILDIPQGTEGYEAGETVRVRLLRRPEELEGTLVVIGSHDPLLDEVGDLLHRGRPPLRMSSSHVGSMGGIMAVRRGEAHAAGIHLLDEGDGGYNAAYVRKYFPGGGVRLVECVGRTQGLMLPPGNPRGIGGVADLARSGIRYVNRQRGSGTRILIDYLCAREGIDTGAIYGYGREEFTHTSVAAQIAAGTADAGMGIYSAAKLYGLDFLPVCLEQYDLLIPDGAWDTPVVRGLLAVLTSGALRARLEALGGYRVDRPGTVRERF encoded by the coding sequence ATGGCCTTTCAGTATTTGACCAATCTGCCCCTGGAGCAGGCGCGGCGGGCCTATCTGGAGGCGCTGGAGGGGGCGGGCTTCGCCCCGGAGGGCGAGCGGGTGGCGGCGGCGCAGGCCTGCGGCCGTGTGACCTTTGCGCCGGTCTACGCCCACATCTGCGCCCCCCACTACCACGCCTGCGCCATGGACGGCATCGCCCTGGACGCCCGGCTGAGCTTCGGCGCGGGGGAGACCACGCCTGTCACCCTCCCGCCGGGGGCCTTCGTGCCGGTGGACACCGGGGACCCCCTGCCCGAGGGCTGCGACGCGGTGGTGATGATCGAGGACGTGGTGCCCGACGGGGCGGGCGTGCGGCTGTACGCCCCCGCCGCCCCCTGGCAGCACGTGCGGCAGGTGGGGGAGGACGTGTGCGCGGGGGAGATGATTTTACCCTCCCACACCGAGATCACCCCCGCCGCCATCGGGGCCATGATCGCGGGCGGGGTGGAGTTTGTGGAGGTGGTGCGCAGGGCGGTGGTGGGCATCCTGCCCACCGGGGACGAGATCGTGCCCCCCACGCCGGACCCCGCGCCGGGGGCCATCCTGGAGTTCAACTCCGCCATCTTCTCCGCCATGCTGCGCCAGTGGGGGGCGGAGCCCAGGGTCTGCCCCATCGTCCCGGACGACCCGGCGGCGCTGCGCGCGGCGCTGGAGGGGGCGCTGGAGGAATGCGACGTGGTGCTGGTGAACGCGGGCTCGTCGGCGGGGCGGGAGGACTACTCCGCCCAGGTCATCGGCGCGGTGGGCCGGGTGGTCTGCCACGGGGTGGCCATGAAGCCGGGCAAGCCCGCCATCCTGGGCCTGCGGGGGGCCAAGCCCATTTTGGGCGTGCCGGGCTACCCGGTCTCCGGCATTCTGGTGCTGGAGGAGCTGCTCAAGCCGCTGCTGGAGCGGTGGAATTGCAGCCCCTTCCCCCGCGGCGCCCGCGCGGACGCGGTGCTGGCCCGGCGGGTGGTGTCCGGCCTGAAGTACGAGGAGTTCGTCCGGGTCCGCCTGGGCCGGGTGGGGGAGCGGATGATCGCCTCTCCCCTGAGCCGGGGCAGCGGCGTGGTGAGCTCCTTTGTGAAGGCGGACGGCATCCTGGACATCCCCCAGGGCACGGAGGGCTATGAGGCGGGCGAGACGGTGCGGGTGCGGCTGCTGCGCCGGCCGGAGGAGCTGGAGGGCACGCTGGTGGTCATCGGCAGCCACGACCCCCTGCTGGACGAGGTGGGGGATCTGCTCCACCGCGGCCGGCCCCCGCTGCGCATGAGCTCCTCCCACGTGGGCTCCATGGGGGGGATTATGGCGGTGCGCCGCGGGGAGGCCCACGCCGCGGGCATCCACCTGCTGGACGAGGGGGACGGCGGCTACAACGCCGCCTACGTCAGGAAATACTTCCCCGGCGGCGGGGTGCGGCTGGTGGAGTGCGTGGGGCGCACCCAGGGCCTCATGCTCCCGCCGGGCAATCCCCGGGGGATCGGGGGCGTGGCCGATCTGGCCCGGAGCGGTATCCGTTATGTCAACCGGCAGAGGGGCTCGGGCACCCGCATCCTCATCGACTACCTGTGCGCCCGGGAGGGGATCGACACCGGGGCGATTTACGGCTACGGGCGGGAGGAGTTCACCCACACCTCGGTGGCGGCGCAGATCGCGGCGGGCACCGCCGACGCGGGTATGGGCATCTACTCCGCCGCCAAGCTCTACGGCCTGGACTTCCTGCCCGTGTGCCTGGAGCAGTACGATCTGCTGATCCCCGACGGCGCCTGGGATACGCCGGTGGTACGGGGGCTGTTGGCCGTGCTCACGAGCGGGGCCCTCCGCGCCCGCCTGGAGGCGCTGGGGGGCTACCGGGTGGACAGGCCGGGCACGGTGCGGGAGCGGTTTTAA
- a CDS encoding ABC transporter ATP-binding protein: MLDFPGYCFAPGRVCAVIGANGSGKSTLARILAGVLPADAGPFRDVDGVGYMPQKSYPFRMSLRANLLLNGGRGEGARADALLAAFGLEGLAGQGAHRLSGGETARMALARLMMRRYGTLILDEPTAAMDVQSTIRAEEQILAYRAETGCAVILVTHSLKQAGRLADEVLFLHGGRLWEHGAAAALLKSPARAETRQFLEYYGL; this comes from the coding sequence GTGCTGGACTTCCCCGGCTACTGCTTCGCGCCGGGGCGCGTCTGCGCCGTCATCGGGGCCAACGGCTCCGGCAAATCCACCCTGGCCCGCATCCTGGCGGGGGTCCTCCCCGCCGACGCAGGCCCCTTCCGGGACGTGGACGGCGTGGGCTATATGCCCCAGAAGAGCTACCCCTTCCGCATGAGCCTGCGCGCCAACCTGCTCCTGAACGGGGGCCGGGGGGAGGGGGCGCGGGCGGACGCGCTGCTGGCCGCCTTCGGCCTGGAGGGGCTGGCCGGGCAGGGGGCGCACAGGCTCTCCGGCGGCGAGACCGCCCGGATGGCCCTGGCCCGGCTGATGATGCGCCGGTACGGCACCCTCATTCTGGACGAGCCCACCGCCGCCATGGACGTGCAGTCCACCATCCGGGCGGAGGAACAGATCCTGGCCTACCGGGCGGAGACCGGCTGCGCCGTGATCCTGGTGACCCACTCCCTCAAGCAGGCCGGGCGGCTGGCGGACGAGGTGCTCTTCCTCCACGGCGGGCGGCTGTGGGAGCACGGCGCCGCCGCCGCGCTCCTGAAAAGCCCGGCGCGGGCCGAGACCCGGCAGTTCCTGGAATACTACGGGCTGTAG
- a CDS encoding tungstate ABC transporter permease, which yields MKTAVLQAFALLAAGDRQLGIILSVTLRMSLASSVIALLLGAPLGILLGSFAFPGKRALVVANRTLMGLPPVVCGLLCYLMFCGVGPLRHLRLLYTVGGMVAAQVLLITPVVVGSMETCLSASAPAIRETCRGMGLSTRRTLLLLMNESQYQLVSTYLLGLSRALAEVGAVSMVGGAIAYKTDVMTTAIMNYTNMGDFTMALALGIILLGVSLVLNVAAALLQRRFLP from the coding sequence ATGAAAACCGCAGTTCTACAGGCGTTCGCGCTGCTGGCCGCCGGGGACCGCCAGCTGGGGATCATCCTCTCCGTCACCCTGCGCATGAGCCTGGCCAGCTCGGTGATCGCGCTGCTGCTGGGCGCGCCCCTGGGGATCCTGCTGGGCAGCTTCGCCTTCCCCGGCAAGCGGGCCCTGGTGGTGGCCAACCGCACCCTGATGGGCCTGCCCCCGGTGGTCTGCGGCCTGCTGTGCTACCTGATGTTCTGCGGCGTGGGCCCCCTGCGGCACCTGCGCCTGCTGTACACCGTGGGGGGCATGGTGGCGGCCCAGGTGCTGCTGATCACCCCCGTCGTCGTGGGCAGCATGGAGACCTGCCTGAGCGCCTCGGCCCCCGCCATCCGGGAGACCTGCCGGGGCATGGGCCTGTCCACGCGCAGGACCCTGCTGCTGCTGATGAACGAGAGCCAGTACCAGCTCGTTTCCACCTATCTGCTGGGGCTGAGCCGCGCCCTGGCGGAGGTGGGCGCGGTGTCCATGGTGGGGGGCGCCATCGCCTACAAGACCGACGTTATGACCACCGCCATCATGAACTACACCAATATGGGCGACTTCACCATGGCCCTGGCCCTGGGGATCATCCTGCTGGGGGTGTCCCTGGTGCTCAACGTGGCCGCCGCCCTGCTGCAAAGGAGGTTTCTGCCATAG
- a CDS encoding radical SAM protein: MTDKTMTEAVQSFAIKKALAYLNSHDPDEAIPKLLDWVDKFDKNDTVAGQRKVFHSVVDNPDNNWYRLIKSMWTDIDGGVREKFFENFILNATALGGQRQDKAKEKYGCNVPWAILMDPTSACNLHCTGCWAAEYGNRLNMDYATLDSIIRQGNALGTYMFIYSGGEPLVRKDDIIRLCEAHQDCMFLAFTNATLIDERFADDMLRVKNFIPAISVEGFEEETDFRRGQGTFAAVTRAMAILKEKKLPFGISCCYTSKNVDVIGSEEYYDQMIDWGAKFCWFFTYMPVGAGAPTDLMATAEQRAFMYRQVRAFRQTKPLFTLDFWNDGEYIKGCIAGGRYYLHINANGDIEPCAFIHYSDSNIHEKTLLEAYQSPLFMQYHDSQPFNENHLRPCPLLDNNGALAEMVHAAGAHSTDLQMPEDVDDLCAKCRYAAEHWKPVADALWEQSHPAP; the protein is encoded by the coding sequence ATGACCGACAAGACCATGACCGAGGCCGTCCAATCCTTTGCCATCAAAAAGGCGCTGGCCTATCTGAACAGCCACGACCCGGACGAGGCCATCCCCAAGCTGCTGGACTGGGTGGACAAATTTGATAAAAACGACACTGTCGCGGGGCAGCGCAAGGTGTTTCACAGCGTGGTGGACAACCCGGACAACAACTGGTACCGGCTGATCAAGAGCATGTGGACCGACATCGACGGCGGGGTGCGGGAGAAATTCTTCGAGAACTTCATCCTCAACGCCACCGCCCTGGGCGGCCAGCGCCAGGACAAGGCCAAGGAGAAATACGGCTGCAACGTGCCCTGGGCCATCCTGATGGACCCCACCTCCGCCTGCAACCTGCACTGCACCGGCTGCTGGGCCGCCGAGTACGGCAACCGCCTGAACATGGACTACGCCACGCTGGACAGCATCATCCGGCAGGGCAACGCGCTGGGCACCTATATGTTCATCTACTCCGGCGGCGAGCCCCTGGTGCGCAAGGACGACATCATCCGCCTGTGCGAGGCCCACCAGGACTGCATGTTCCTGGCCTTCACCAACGCCACCCTCATCGACGAGCGCTTTGCGGACGACATGCTGCGGGTGAAGAACTTCATCCCCGCCATCAGCGTGGAGGGCTTTGAGGAAGAGACCGACTTCCGCCGGGGCCAGGGCACCTTCGCCGCCGTCACCCGGGCCATGGCCATCCTCAAGGAGAAAAAACTCCCCTTCGGCATCTCCTGCTGCTACACCAGCAAGAACGTGGACGTCATCGGCTCCGAGGAATACTACGACCAGATGATCGACTGGGGCGCCAAGTTCTGCTGGTTCTTCACCTACATGCCCGTGGGCGCGGGGGCCCCCACCGACCTGATGGCCACCGCGGAGCAGCGCGCGTTCATGTACCGCCAGGTGCGCGCCTTCCGCCAGACCAAGCCCCTGTTCACTCTGGACTTCTGGAACGACGGCGAGTACATCAAGGGCTGCATCGCGGGCGGGCGGTACTACCTGCACATCAACGCCAACGGGGACATTGAGCCCTGCGCCTTCATCCACTACTCCGACTCCAACATCCACGAAAAAACCCTGCTGGAGGCCTACCAGTCCCCCCTGTTCATGCAGTACCACGACAGCCAGCCCTTCAACGAAAACCACCTGCGCCCCTGCCCCCTGCTGGACAACAACGGCGCCCTGGCGGAGATGGTCCACGCCGCCGGGGCCCACTCCACCGACCTGCAGATGCCCGAGGACGTGGACGACCTGTGCGCCAAGTGCAGGTACGCCGCCGAGCACTGGAAGCCGGTGGCCGACGCGCTGTGGGAGCAGTCCCATCCCGCGCCCTGA
- a CDS encoding DNA topoisomerase III — protein MSKILVLAEKPSVGRELARVLGCKRAGDGCLEGERYIVTWALGHLVELAAPEAYDKAWEKWDMLTLPMLPERMRTVVIPQTGRQFRAVQALMRRGDVSELVIATDAGREGELVARWIMEKAGWKKPAKRLWISSQTDKAIREGFAHLRPASEYDNLFYSARARSEADWLVGLNVTRALTCKYNAQLSAGRVQTPTLALVVDREEARRQFVPKEFWTVRVRTPGFSATWRDKNGQARTFDREKAEALAARLAGRSGVLTEVKRAYKQTPPPAAYDLTELQRDANRKYAYSAKETLSIMQSLYEVHKALTYPRTDSRYISDDVVPTLNERLRTVAVDEYRELAQSVLRARPLQTRFLVNNGKVTDHHAIIPTEEQVDLWRLSGAERNIYDLVVRRFLAVLLPPFEYEETTLTLTVDGERFHARGKIVKNQGWRAAYGPAFVPEEEEEDGDEREQNLPSLRQGDRVEILSARADAGKTAPPKRYTEATLLSAMEHPGVTDREQGKILEETGGLGTPATRADIIEKLFSAFYMERRGKELVPTSKGVQVVGLAPADLRSPLLTARWERRLGDIAQGREKEGAFVAEMRKFAAGLVAQVKASDATYRHDNVSREKCPDCGKFLLNVQGKRGKMLVCPDRECGYRRSVTQTTNARCPNCHKKMELRGEGDKQMFACVCGYREKLSDFKKKREGGSAGKRDVQKFLQAQQEEKGPSALAEQLAKWMEQNGK, from the coding sequence ATGTCAAAAATACTGGTGCTGGCGGAGAAGCCATCCGTGGGCCGGGAGCTGGCCCGCGTGCTGGGCTGCAAACGCGCCGGGGACGGCTGCCTGGAGGGGGAGCGCTATATCGTCACCTGGGCCCTGGGGCACCTGGTGGAGCTGGCCGCCCCGGAGGCCTACGACAAGGCCTGGGAGAAGTGGGACATGCTCACCCTGCCCATGCTGCCCGAGCGTATGAGGACGGTGGTCATCCCGCAGACCGGCAGGCAGTTCCGGGCGGTGCAGGCCCTCATGCGCCGGGGGGACGTATCCGAGCTGGTCATCGCCACCGACGCCGGGCGGGAGGGCGAGCTGGTGGCCCGCTGGATAATGGAGAAGGCGGGCTGGAAAAAGCCCGCCAAGCGGCTGTGGATCTCCTCCCAGACCGACAAGGCCATCAGGGAGGGCTTCGCCCATCTGCGCCCGGCCTCGGAGTACGACAACCTCTTCTACTCCGCCCGCGCCCGCAGCGAGGCGGACTGGCTGGTGGGGCTGAACGTGACCCGGGCCCTGACGTGCAAGTACAACGCCCAGCTCTCCGCCGGGCGGGTGCAGACCCCCACCCTGGCCCTTGTGGTGGACCGGGAGGAGGCGCGGCGGCAGTTCGTCCCCAAGGAGTTCTGGACGGTGCGGGTAAGGACCCCCGGCTTCAGCGCCACCTGGCGGGACAAAAACGGGCAGGCCCGCACCTTCGACAGGGAGAAGGCGGAGGCCCTGGCGGCGCGGCTGGCGGGGCGCAGCGGCGTGCTCACCGAGGTGAAGCGCGCCTACAAGCAGACCCCGCCCCCGGCGGCCTACGACCTGACCGAGCTGCAGCGGGACGCCAACCGGAAATACGCCTACTCCGCCAAGGAGACCCTGTCCATCATGCAGTCCCTCTACGAGGTGCACAAGGCGCTCACCTACCCCCGCACCGACTCCCGCTATATCTCGGACGACGTGGTGCCCACGCTCAACGAGCGGCTGCGCACGGTGGCCGTGGACGAGTACCGGGAGCTGGCCCAGTCCGTTCTGCGCGCGCGGCCCCTCCAGACCCGCTTTTTGGTCAACAACGGCAAGGTCACCGACCACCACGCCATCATCCCCACCGAGGAGCAGGTGGATCTGTGGCGGCTGTCCGGGGCGGAGCGGAATATCTACGACCTGGTGGTGCGCCGCTTCCTGGCGGTGCTGCTGCCCCCCTTCGAGTACGAGGAGACCACCCTCACCCTGACGGTGGACGGGGAGCGCTTCCACGCCCGGGGGAAGATCGTGAAAAACCAGGGCTGGCGGGCGGCCTACGGCCCCGCCTTCGTCCCGGAGGAGGAGGAAGAGGACGGGGACGAGCGGGAGCAGAACCTGCCGTCCCTGCGCCAGGGGGACAGGGTGGAGATCCTCTCCGCCCGGGCCGACGCCGGCAAGACAGCGCCCCCCAAGCGCTACACCGAGGCCACTTTGCTCTCCGCCATGGAGCACCCCGGCGTCACCGACCGGGAGCAGGGCAAAATCCTGGAGGAGACGGGCGGCCTGGGCACCCCGGCCACCCGGGCCGACATCATCGAAAAGCTCTTCTCCGCCTTTTACATGGAGCGGCGGGGGAAGGAGCTGGTGCCCACCTCCAAGGGGGTGCAGGTGGTGGGGCTGGCCCCGGCGGATCTGCGCTCCCCGCTGCTCACCGCCCGGTGGGAGCGCCGCCTGGGCGACATCGCCCAGGGCCGGGAGAAGGAGGGGGCCTTTGTCGCAGAGATGCGCAAATTCGCCGCCGGGCTGGTGGCTCAGGTCAAGGCCAGCGACGCCACCTACCGCCACGACAACGTGTCCCGGGAGAAGTGCCCCGACTGCGGCAAATTCCTCCTGAACGTGCAGGGCAAGCGGGGGAAGATGCTGGTGTGCCCCGACCGGGAGTGCGGCTACCGCCGCAGCGTGACCCAGACCACCAACGCCCGCTGCCCCAACTGCCACAAGAAGATGGAACTGCGGGGCGAGGGGGACAAGCAGATGTTCGCCTGCGTGTGCGGCTACCGGGAGAAGCTCTCCGACTTCAAGAAGAAGCGGGAGGGCGGCTCGGCAGGCAAGCGGGACGTGCAGAAGTTCCTCCAGGCCCAGCAGGAGGAGAAGGGGCCCTCCGCCCTGGCCGAGCAGCTGGCCAAGTGGATGGAGCAGAACGGGAAGTGA
- a CDS encoding glycerol uptake operon antiterminator gives MDAAALIRRLEEAPVIASVKDDGGLARALESDAQVLFLLYGDVVHVGETAARVRGAGKAVLIHLDLVDGLAQREAAVDFIARNTAADGILTTKPQLVRRARELGLVAVQRFFLLDSMALKNIERHLAQDAPDLIEVLPGLMPKVIRRLAESARRPVVAGGLIEEKEDVVAALAAGAVAVSATNPAVWDM, from the coding sequence ATGGACGCCGCCGCACTAATCCGCCGCCTGGAGGAGGCCCCGGTCATCGCCTCGGTCAAGGACGACGGGGGGCTGGCCCGGGCCCTGGAGAGCGACGCGCAGGTGCTCTTCCTGCTCTACGGGGACGTGGTGCATGTGGGGGAGACGGCCGCCAGGGTCAGGGGGGCGGGCAAGGCCGTCCTGATACACCTGGATCTGGTGGACGGCCTGGCCCAGCGGGAGGCGGCGGTGGACTTCATCGCCCGCAATACCGCCGCCGACGGCATCCTCACCACCAAACCGCAGCTGGTGCGCCGGGCCAGGGAGCTGGGGCTCGTGGCGGTGCAGCGCTTCTTCCTGCTGGACTCTATGGCCCTGAAGAACATCGAACGCCACCTGGCCCAGGACGCCCCCGACCTTATCGAGGTGCTGCCCGGCCTCATGCCCAAGGTTATCCGCCGCCTGGCGGAGAGCGCCCGCCGCCCGGTGGTGGCCGGGGGGCTGATCGAGGAGAAGGAGGACGTGGTGGCCGCGCTGGCGGCGGGGGCGGTGGCGGTGTCTGCCACCAATCCGGCGGTGTGGGACATGTGA
- the glpA_1 gene encoding FAD/NAD(P)-binding oxidoreductase, which yields MYDVVIIGCGITGAAAAFELSRYRLRVAVLERENDVACGTTKANSAILHAGYDPAPGSLMARLNVRGSALAQELCAALDVPYRRTGSLVAALGARDLPKLEALCAQGRANGVPGLELLDGAQARALEPNLSPAVTAALHAPSAAICSPWEYCLALAETAVRNGAELYRRAAVTGVERLEEGWRLHTSRGTFETRFVINAAGVCADQVHDLAAPHAFSILPSRGQYFLLDKEEGERTGKVVFQCPGPDGKGVLCAPTVHGNFIVGPNAEDVAGEDTATTAGGLDYVRATAGRAVPSINFRACIRSFAGVRAKTEREDFILEFAAPGFLDLAGICSPGLTAAPAIGEYAAGLLSDAGLALEKKPEFVCERRRVRFSELSGPERAALVAARPEYGRIVCRCETISEGEILDALDTPVPPCSVDGVKRRVNAGMGRCQGGFCGPRVVELLARRLGVDPTEIVQDRDGTWLLCGQTKGGENHV from the coding sequence ATGTATGATGTAGTTATCATCGGCTGCGGCATTACCGGCGCTGCGGCGGCCTTCGAGCTGTCCCGGTACCGGCTGCGGGTGGCCGTGCTGGAGCGGGAGAACGACGTGGCCTGCGGCACCACCAAAGCCAACAGCGCCATCCTCCACGCGGGGTACGACCCCGCGCCCGGCTCCCTGATGGCCCGGCTCAACGTCCGGGGCTCCGCCCTGGCGCAGGAGCTGTGCGCCGCGCTGGACGTGCCCTATAGGCGCACCGGCTCCCTGGTGGCGGCCCTGGGCGCGCGGGATCTGCCCAAGCTGGAGGCGCTCTGCGCCCAGGGCAGGGCCAACGGCGTGCCCGGCCTGGAGCTGCTGGACGGGGCGCAGGCCCGCGCCCTGGAGCCCAATTTATCCCCGGCGGTCACCGCCGCCCTCCACGCCCCCTCGGCGGCCATCTGCTCCCCCTGGGAGTACTGCCTCGCCCTGGCCGAGACCGCCGTGCGCAACGGCGCGGAGCTGTACCGCCGCGCCGCCGTCACCGGCGTGGAGCGGCTGGAGGAGGGGTGGCGCCTGCACACCTCCCGCGGGACGTTTGAGACCCGCTTCGTAATCAACGCCGCCGGGGTGTGCGCGGATCAGGTCCACGACCTGGCCGCCCCCCATGCCTTCTCCATCCTGCCCAGCCGGGGGCAGTACTTCCTGCTGGACAAGGAGGAGGGGGAGCGGACGGGGAAGGTGGTCTTCCAGTGTCCCGGCCCGGACGGCAAGGGGGTGCTCTGCGCCCCCACGGTCCACGGAAACTTCATCGTGGGGCCCAACGCCGAGGACGTGGCGGGGGAGGATACCGCCACCACCGCCGGGGGGCTGGACTACGTCCGCGCCACCGCGGGCCGCGCGGTGCCCTCCATCAACTTCCGCGCCTGCATCCGCTCCTTCGCCGGGGTGCGGGCCAAGACGGAGCGGGAGGACTTCATCCTGGAGTTCGCCGCCCCCGGCTTCCTGGATCTGGCGGGCATCTGCTCCCCCGGCCTCACCGCCGCCCCCGCCATCGGGGAGTACGCCGCCGGGCTGCTCTCGGACGCGGGGCTGGCGCTGGAGAAGAAGCCGGAGTTTGTCTGCGAGCGCCGCCGGGTGCGCTTCAGCGAGCTGTCCGGGCCGGAGCGCGCCGCCCTGGTGGCCGCGCGGCCGGAGTACGGGCGGATTGTCTGCCGCTGCGAGACCATCTCGGAGGGGGAGATCCTGGACGCGCTGGACACGCCGGTCCCGCCCTGCTCGGTGGACGGGGTGAAGCGGCGGGTCAACGCGGGCATGGGCCGCTGCCAGGGGGGCTTCTGCGGCCCCAGGGTGGTGGAGCTGCTGGCCCGGCGTTTGGGGGTGGACCCCACCGAGATCGTCCAGGACCGGGACGGCACGTGGCTGCTGTGCGGCCAGACCAAGGGAGGGGAAAACCATGTATGA